One genomic segment of Mangifera indica cultivar Alphonso chromosome 6, CATAS_Mindica_2.1, whole genome shotgun sequence includes these proteins:
- the LOC123218908 gene encoding root phototropism protein 3 — protein MKKFSFPDSVTFAEKPSQFAECWFDDACILDMDYFVKTIAGIKEKGVRPDLIGSIIAHYASKWLPDLSNDDSKMGLTNFEESTESVTASWMKKRFFVETLVGILPPEKDSLPCNFLLRLLRIANMVNVELTFREELEKRISWQLDQASLKEILIPSFSHTCGTLLDVELVSRLVKRFINLDSEGAKSGAALVKVAKLVDCFLVEAAMDSNLSLSEFVELASVLPSHARATDDGLYRAIDTYLKAHPGVPKQERKLLCRLIDSRKLSPEASLHAAQNERLPVRAVIQVIFSEQSKLNKQLEWSGSFSGTRSPLIGLDPPGARCLSKREVNSQQMEIKKLREDVLRLQSQCNSMQAQLEKLMDKRKGFFRWKKLGIMPSSKMTTLSAVEESEREGDAMYGRQTPAVDMKTRLVKSGRNPPKSRKSMS, from the exons ATGAAGAAATTTTCCTTTCCGGATTCTGTAACTTTCGCGGAAAAACCAAGCCAATTTGCGGAATGCTGGTTTGACGATGCATGCATCCTTGACATGGACTACTTTGTGAAGACCATAGCCGGCATAAAAGAGAAGGGCGTCCGGCCTGACCTCATTGGCTCAATCATAGCTCACTATGCATCAAAATGGCTGCCGGACCTGTCCAATGACGACTCAAAAATGGGTCTAACAAACTTCGAAGAATCAACAGAAAGTGTCACTGCTTCATGGATGAAGAAGAGGTTTTTCGTTGAAACTTTAGTGGGAATTTTACCTCCTGAGAAGGACTCTCTTCCTTGCAACTTTCTTCTTCGCCTTCTCCGAATTGCTAACATGGTGAACGTGGAGCTGACCTTCAGAGAGGAGTTGGAGAAGAGGATTTCATGGCAACTGGATCAAGCTTCATTGAAAGAGATTTTGATACCATCATTTAGTCACACCTGCGGGACTTTGCTTGATGTTGAGTTAGTTTCGAGGCTGGTGAAGAGATTCATTAACTTGGATAGTGAAGGAGCTAAAAGTGGAGCTGCTTTGGTTAAAGTTGCTAAGCTTGTTGATTGTTTTTTGGTTGAAGCCGCCATGGATTCCAATTTAAGCTTATCAGAGTTTGTTGAGCTCGCCAGTGTTCTGCCTAGCCATGCCCGTGCTACCGACGATGGACTCTACCGTGCCATTGATACTTACCTTAAA GCACATCCAGGGGTCCCaaagcaagaaagaaaactTCTATGTAGATTAATTGACAGCAGAAAACTGTCACCAGAAGCATCACTTCATGCTGCCCAGAATGAACGTTTACCTGTTCGAGCAGTGATTCAAGTGATTTTCTCTGAGCAATCTAAGCTCAATAAACAGCTCGAATGGAGTGGCTCATTCAGCGGAACCAGGAGCCCTTTAATTGGGCTCGACCCACCTGGAGCTCGTTGCCTGTCAAAACGAGAAGTGAATTCTCAGCAAATGGAGATAAAGAAGCTGAGAGAAGATGTGTTGAGGCTTCAAAGCCAATGCAACTCCATGCAAGCGCAATTGGAGAAGTTGATGGATAAAAGGAAGGGGTTCTTCAGGTGGAAGAAACTAGGAATAATGCCTTCATCGAAGATGACGACTCTCAGTGCTGttgaagaaagtgaaagggAAGGAGATGCAATGTATGGAAGACAAACGCCTGCAGTGGACATGAAAACAAGACTGGTTAAATCAGGCAGGAATCCTCCAAAGTCGAGAAAATCCATGTCTTAA
- the LOC123218909 gene encoding pentatricopeptide repeat-containing protein At1g15510, chloroplastic: MVIFAKTPQTPFHQSHPILQNPANFKPKTLFFSRKLKTQRFSSQQAQNGQVLNSQNTNSLSSRSPISRLNELCLNGSLEKALKYLDSMQELNICVDEEAFVDLVRLCEWKRGYDEGIHLYSIVSKTVTRMSIRLGNAFLSMFVRFGDLSHAWYVFGKMCERDLFSWNVLIGGYAKAGFFDEALSLYQRMLWVGGAKPDVYTFPCVLRTCGGVPDIKRGKEVHAHVLRFGFEADVDVVNALITMYVKCGDLRSARLVFGGMPRRDRISWNAMISGYFENKECAEGLRLFAMMREGLVHPDCMTMSSIISACETSGDERLGRDIHGLALRMGFREDVSVSNSLIKMYSTFGNWEEAEKIFSRMEFKDIVSWTTMISVYESNMLPDKAVETYKMMDVEGIVPDEITIATVLSACSCLGNLDLGIRLHELAKKTGYISYIIVGNSLIDMYSKCKCIDKALEVFHSIPYKNVISWTSIIVGLRLNNRCFEALKFFQQMQLNSKPNSVTLVSVLSACARIGALMCGKEIHAHALRTGVGFDGFLPNSLLDMYVRCGRMEPAWNQFNSNNKDASAWNILIRGYAERGQGAFAVQCFGRMIDSKVNPDEVTFISLLCACSRSGMVTEGLEYFNSMRLKYAVTPNLKHYACIVDLLGRAGQLEEALEFVQKMPVKPDAAIWGALLNACRIHRCVDLGEFAAEHIFETDTKHVGYYILLCNLYADSGRWDEVAKIRKTVREQGLAVDPGCSWVEVKGEVHAFLSGDNFHPQIKEINAVLKGFYEKTKAVDFGGSKCVSIDEIESSKTDIFCGHSERLAVAFGLINTAPGTPIWVTKNLHMCQNCHNIVKFISKVVRRDISVRDTEHFHHFKDGICSCGDEGY, translated from the coding sequence ATGGTCATCTTTGCTAAAACCCCCCAAACCCCTTTCCACCAAAGCCACCCAATTCTTCAAAACCCCGCAAATTTCAAGCCCAAAACCTTGTTTTTCTCTCGCAAGCTTAAAACCCAACGTTTCTCCTCACAGCAAGCTCAAAATGGCCAAGTTCTTAACTCCCAGAACACTAATTCGCTATCCTCTCGAAGCCCCATCTCACGTTTAAATGAACTTTGCCTAAATGGGTCCTTGGAAAAAGCTTTAAAATACCTAGATTCAATGCAAGAGCTGAATATTTGTGTTGACGAAGAAGCTTTTGTTGATTTGGTTAGGTTATGTGAGTGGAAGAGAGGTTATGATGAGGGGATTCATTTGTATTCTATTGTTTCAAAAACGGTGACTCGTATGAGTATTAGGCTTGGTAATGCATTTTTGAGTATGTTCGTAAGGTTTGGTGATTTGAGTCACGCGTGGTATGTGTTTGGGAAAATGTGTGAGAGAGATTTATTTTCTTGGAATGTCTTGATTGGTGGGTATGCAAAAGCTGGTTTTTTCGATGAAGCATTGAGTTTGTATCAAAGAATGTTGTGGGTTGGTGGTGCTAAGCCTGATGTGTATACGTTCCCATGTGTTTTGAGGACTTGTGGTGGTGTACCAGATATAAAGAGAGGAAAGGAGGTTCATGCTCATGTGCTTAGGTTTGGGTTTGAGGCTGATGTTGATGTTGTCAATGCTTTGATAACTATGTATGTGAAGTGTGGTGACCTAAGGTCTGCAAGGTTGGTGTTTGGCGGAATGCCTCGCAGAGATAGAATATCATGGAATGCAATGATTTCTGGGTACTTTGAGAATAAAGAGTGTGCTGAAGGGTTAAGGTTGTTTGCTATGATGAGGGAGGGTTTGGTTCATCCAGATTGCATGACCATGAGTAGCATAATTTCAGCATGTGAGACTTCTGGTGATGAGAGATTAGGGAGAGATATACACGGGCTTGCGTTGAGAATGGGGTTTCGTGAGGATGTTTCAGTGtctaattcattaattaagatGTATTCTACTTTTGGAAATTGGGAGGAAGCGGAAAAGATTTTTAGTAGAATGGAATTTAAAGATATAGTATCATGGACAACAATGATTTCAGTTTATGAAAGTAATATGCTTCCTGATAAAGCTGTGGAAACTTACAAAATGATGGATGTAGAAGGTATTGTGCCTGATGAGATCACTATAGCTACTGTTCTATCTGCCTGCAGTTGTTTGGGGAATTTGGATTTGGGTATTAGGCTTCATGAGCTTGCTAAGAAGACAGGATACATATCATACATCATTGTTGGAAACTCACTTATTGATATGTATTCCAAATGTAAATGCATTGATAAAGCTCTAGAAGTGTTCCACAGTATCCCTTACAAGAATGTGATTTCTTGGACTTCAATAATCGTTGGGCTGCGGCTCAATAACCGGTGCTTTGAAGCCTTAAAATTCTTTCAGCAGATGCAGTTGaattcaaaaccaaactctGTTACTTTAGTTTCCGTCCTATCTGCGTGTGCTAGAATAGGAGCTTTAATGTGTGGGAAGGAGATTCATGCCCATGCATTGAGAACTGGGGTAGGATTTGATGGCTTTCTACCAAATTCACTTCTGGACATGTATGTACGGTGTGGAAGGATGGAACCTGCATGGAAccaatttaattcaaacaataaagaTGCTTCAGCTTGGAATATTTTGATAAGAGGGTATGCAGAGCGGGGACAAGGAGCATTTGCTGTTCAATGTTTTGGTAGAATGATAGATTCTAAAGTGAATCCAGATGAGGTAACATTTATCTCGCTGTTATGTGCTTGTAGTAGATCTGGAATGGTGACTGAAGGTTTGGAGTATTTTAATAGCATGAGATTGAAATATGCAGTAACTCCAAATCTGAAACATTATGCATGTATTGTTGACTTACTTGGTCGTGCGGGGCAATTGGAGGAAGCTCTTGAGTTTGTACAGAAAATGCCTGTGAAGCCAGATGCAGCCATATGGGGAGCATTGTTAAATGCATGCAGGATCCATCGATGTGTTGACCTTGGGGAATTTGCAGCTGAGCATATTTTTGAAACTGATACCAAGCATGTTGGTTATTATATTCTCTTGTGTAATCTCTATGCTGATAGTGGAAGATGGGATGAAGTTGCAAAGATAAGAAAGACAGTGAGAGAGCAAGGGCTGGCTGTTGATCCTGGATGTAGTTGGGTGGAAGTAAAAGGAGAAGTTCACGCTTTCCTCAGTGGTGATAATTTTCACCCTCAGATAAAGGAAATAAATGCTGTTTTGAAGGGATTCTATGAGAAAACGAAAGCAGTTGATTTTGGTGGTTCAAAATGTGTTTCAATTGATGAAATTGAATCCTCCAAAACTGATATCTTCTGTGGGCACAGTGAGAGGCTAGCTGTTGCATTTGGCCTCATAAATACTGCCCCTGGTACGCCTATTTGGGTCACTAAGAATCTCCACATGTGCCAAAATTGTCACAATATTGTTAAATTCATCTCAAAGGTTGTACGCAGAGACATTTCTGTTAGGGATACTGAACATTTCCACCATTTTAAGGATGGAATCTGCTCTTGTGGTGATGAAGGTTATTAA
- the LOC123218910 gene encoding uncharacterized protein LOC123218910 isoform X1, translated as MTTDYIFSEDDMVVDEGVGYPKSYARICRDRGVGLYTHGPPFCFRPYSLQPDEALRAKELEKMFPIIDPKAKPTNKPKVFLSLLWKQLNHLGNAGFDPAVIRVDLYGNVLYYHADSASPLAWDIDHWFPCSRGGLTVPSNLRIIQRQVFKRKHHKLEFLVPWWDLQLGISINQFLSIFASSNSDFRHRAFSFLFKEGEYEEINDSQTVESHCFPRHFVESKEKMGLAPAAIVLSRGESHDSSIALKSLDYNRQMRSQSPAIAARKGKHIVSKENENPDYATNPYQAIVVARDSLKQREESQKMQAEIQKLNEEVSDMRRRNEEEKLTIQDLEFELIKRRRRAEKCRRLAEAQSSYRTMLEKMIRDAMHQSVVYKEQVRLNQAATNALMARLEAQKAICDASERELHKKFKQREEIENQIRPEWEQGRKRSRMDDTLFDEKDNRTLLYLPGIRPRTPLHKELRVFLEEEQKASEAGLSDEPNLGKSYSREKLKEHDKSIVAFEGHNSIEDQLKRLEIGKDEGHNLQFPGVSKPEIEEDEESRKQRGKGNVERWLQMLLENTQEEQEPEDANEEETSRTDNRIRKLDQKYPQKDKDIQVPEKDVRKKKEEEITEIEPATEQSNTTEAENVTEEVGSSKNFEEKEKIQKQQVKEKPLVRSESARGFRRIPSSPSLILKKGVDCIRKKPLVIGDDEGYEDITAGNNFIESSIKNIKRAVKI; from the exons ATGACTACCGATTACATCTTCTCTGAAGATGACATGGTTGTTGACGAAGGAGTCGGGTATCCGAAATCCTACGCGAGGATTTGTAGAGACCGTGGAGTTGGTTTGTACACCCACGGCCCTCCCTTTTGTTTCAGGCCTTACAGTTTGCAGCCAGATGAG GCTTTGAGAGCTAAAGAATTAGAAAAGATGTTTCCAATTATTGATCCAAAGGCTAAACCGACTAACAAGCCAAAGGTTTTCCTGAGTCTCTTATGGAAACAGCTCAACCATCTTGG GAATGCTGGGTTTGATCCTGCAGTGATTCGAGTCGACCTGTATGGAAATGTGTTGTACTATCATGCTGATTCTGCTTCTCCTCTTGCTTGGGACATTGACCACTGGTTCCCTTGCTcaa GGGGAGGATTGACAGTTCCAAGCAATTTAAGAATAATACAGCGGCAAGTGTTCAAAAGAAAGCACCATAAGCTTGAGTTTCTTGTACCGTGGTGGGACTTGCAACTGGGTATATCAATAAACCAGTTTTTGTCAATCTTTGCTTCTTCAAATTCGGATTTCAG GCATAGGGCGTTTTCATTCTTGTTCAAGGAAGGTGAATATGAAGAGATAAATGACTCACAGACTGTAGAGTCACACTGTTTTCCGCGCCATTTTGTTGAATCCAAAGAGAAAATGGGCCTAGCTCCGGCAGCCATTGTTCTATCTCGAGGGGAGTCTCATGATTCTTCCATAGCCTTAAAATCATTAGACTACAATAGACAGATGAGGTCACAGTCTCCTGCAATTG CAGCAAGAAAAGGGAAACATATTGTCTCGAAAGAGAATGAAAACCCGGACTATGCAACAAATCCATATCAGGCCATTGTTGTGGCCAGGGATTCTTtgaaacaaagagaagaaagtCAAAAGATGCAAGCGGAAATACAGAAATTGAATGAGGAAGTGAGTGATATGAGgagaagaaatgaagaagagaagCTTACCATTCAAGACTTGGAGTTTGAGCTGataaaaaggagaagaagagcaGAAAAGTGCAGGCGCCTAGCAGAAGCACAATCTTCATACAGGACTATGCTAGAGAAGATGATTCGAGATGCAATGCACCA GAGCGTTGTTTATAAGGAACAAGTGAGGTTAAACCAAGCTGCAACAAATGCGCTAATGGCGAGGCTTGAAGCACAGAAAGCTATCTGTGATGCCTCAGAGAGAGAACTCcacaagaaattcaagcaacGCGAAGAGATTGAGAATCAGATAAGGCCTGAGTGGGAGCAAGGCAGGAAGAGATCAAGAATGGATGATACCTTATTTGATGAGAAAGACAATAGAACATTACTTTATCTACCTGGAATCAGGCCAAGAACACCCTTACACAAAGAACTGAGGGTGTTTCTAGAGGAGGAACAGAAAGCATCAGAGGCTGGATTAAGCGATGAACCAAACCTGGGGAAAAGTTATTCTAGAGAAAAACTCAAAGAGCACGATAAGTCCATCGTTGCATTTGAGGGTCACAACTCTATTGAAGATCAGCTGAAGAGGCTAGAAATTGGGAAAGATGAAGGACATAATTTGCAATTCCCAGGTGTTAGCAAACCAGAAATTGAGGAAGATGAAGAAAGCAGAAAGCAGCGTGGGAAAGGGAATGTGGAGAGGTGGCTCCAAATGCTATTAGAGAACACTCAAGAAGAGCAGGAGCCTGAAGATGCAAACGAGGAAGAAACAAGCAGAACTGACAACAGAATCAGAAAGCTAGACCAGAAGTATCCACAGAAAGACAAAGATATACAAGTACCTGAGAAGGACgttagaaagaagaaagaagaagagatcaCTGAGATAGAGCCTGCCACAGAACAAAGCAACACAACTGAAGCAGAAAATGTGACCGAAGAAGTTGGAAGTAGCAAGAACTTTgaagagaaggaaaaaataCAGAAGCAACAAGTGAAGGAGAAACCGTTAGTGAGGTCTGAGAGTGCCAGGGGCTTCAGGAGAATCCCATCTTCTCCATCTTTAATCTTGAAAAAGGGAGTAGACTGCATACGCAAGAAGCCCCTAGTTATTGGCGATGATGAGGGTTATGAGGATATTACTGCAGGCAACAATTTCATTGAGTCATCCATCAAGAATATAAAGAGAGCAGTGAAGATATAA
- the LOC123218910 gene encoding uncharacterized protein LOC123218910 isoform X2 — protein sequence MTTDYIFSEDDMVVDEGVGYPKSYARICRDRGVGLYTHGPPFCFRPYSLQPDEALRAKELEKMFPIIDPKAKPTNKPKVFLSLLWKQLNHLGNAGFDPAVIRVDLYGNVLYYHADSASPLAWDIDHWFPCSRGGLTVPSNLRIIQRQVFKRKHHKLEFLVPWWDLQLGISINQFLSIFASSNSDFRHRAFSFLFKEGEYEEINDSQTVESHCFPRHFVESKEKMGLAPAAIVLSRGESHDSSIALKSLDYNRQMRSQSPAIARKGKHIVSKENENPDYATNPYQAIVVARDSLKQREESQKMQAEIQKLNEEVSDMRRRNEEEKLTIQDLEFELIKRRRRAEKCRRLAEAQSSYRTMLEKMIRDAMHQSVVYKEQVRLNQAATNALMARLEAQKAICDASERELHKKFKQREEIENQIRPEWEQGRKRSRMDDTLFDEKDNRTLLYLPGIRPRTPLHKELRVFLEEEQKASEAGLSDEPNLGKSYSREKLKEHDKSIVAFEGHNSIEDQLKRLEIGKDEGHNLQFPGVSKPEIEEDEESRKQRGKGNVERWLQMLLENTQEEQEPEDANEEETSRTDNRIRKLDQKYPQKDKDIQVPEKDVRKKKEEEITEIEPATEQSNTTEAENVTEEVGSSKNFEEKEKIQKQQVKEKPLVRSESARGFRRIPSSPSLILKKGVDCIRKKPLVIGDDEGYEDITAGNNFIESSIKNIKRAVKI from the exons ATGACTACCGATTACATCTTCTCTGAAGATGACATGGTTGTTGACGAAGGAGTCGGGTATCCGAAATCCTACGCGAGGATTTGTAGAGACCGTGGAGTTGGTTTGTACACCCACGGCCCTCCCTTTTGTTTCAGGCCTTACAGTTTGCAGCCAGATGAG GCTTTGAGAGCTAAAGAATTAGAAAAGATGTTTCCAATTATTGATCCAAAGGCTAAACCGACTAACAAGCCAAAGGTTTTCCTGAGTCTCTTATGGAAACAGCTCAACCATCTTGG GAATGCTGGGTTTGATCCTGCAGTGATTCGAGTCGACCTGTATGGAAATGTGTTGTACTATCATGCTGATTCTGCTTCTCCTCTTGCTTGGGACATTGACCACTGGTTCCCTTGCTcaa GGGGAGGATTGACAGTTCCAAGCAATTTAAGAATAATACAGCGGCAAGTGTTCAAAAGAAAGCACCATAAGCTTGAGTTTCTTGTACCGTGGTGGGACTTGCAACTGGGTATATCAATAAACCAGTTTTTGTCAATCTTTGCTTCTTCAAATTCGGATTTCAG GCATAGGGCGTTTTCATTCTTGTTCAAGGAAGGTGAATATGAAGAGATAAATGACTCACAGACTGTAGAGTCACACTGTTTTCCGCGCCATTTTGTTGAATCCAAAGAGAAAATGGGCCTAGCTCCGGCAGCCATTGTTCTATCTCGAGGGGAGTCTCATGATTCTTCCATAGCCTTAAAATCATTAGACTACAATAGACAGATGAGGTCACAGTCTCCTGCAATTG CAAGAAAAGGGAAACATATTGTCTCGAAAGAGAATGAAAACCCGGACTATGCAACAAATCCATATCAGGCCATTGTTGTGGCCAGGGATTCTTtgaaacaaagagaagaaagtCAAAAGATGCAAGCGGAAATACAGAAATTGAATGAGGAAGTGAGTGATATGAGgagaagaaatgaagaagagaagCTTACCATTCAAGACTTGGAGTTTGAGCTGataaaaaggagaagaagagcaGAAAAGTGCAGGCGCCTAGCAGAAGCACAATCTTCATACAGGACTATGCTAGAGAAGATGATTCGAGATGCAATGCACCA GAGCGTTGTTTATAAGGAACAAGTGAGGTTAAACCAAGCTGCAACAAATGCGCTAATGGCGAGGCTTGAAGCACAGAAAGCTATCTGTGATGCCTCAGAGAGAGAACTCcacaagaaattcaagcaacGCGAAGAGATTGAGAATCAGATAAGGCCTGAGTGGGAGCAAGGCAGGAAGAGATCAAGAATGGATGATACCTTATTTGATGAGAAAGACAATAGAACATTACTTTATCTACCTGGAATCAGGCCAAGAACACCCTTACACAAAGAACTGAGGGTGTTTCTAGAGGAGGAACAGAAAGCATCAGAGGCTGGATTAAGCGATGAACCAAACCTGGGGAAAAGTTATTCTAGAGAAAAACTCAAAGAGCACGATAAGTCCATCGTTGCATTTGAGGGTCACAACTCTATTGAAGATCAGCTGAAGAGGCTAGAAATTGGGAAAGATGAAGGACATAATTTGCAATTCCCAGGTGTTAGCAAACCAGAAATTGAGGAAGATGAAGAAAGCAGAAAGCAGCGTGGGAAAGGGAATGTGGAGAGGTGGCTCCAAATGCTATTAGAGAACACTCAAGAAGAGCAGGAGCCTGAAGATGCAAACGAGGAAGAAACAAGCAGAACTGACAACAGAATCAGAAAGCTAGACCAGAAGTATCCACAGAAAGACAAAGATATACAAGTACCTGAGAAGGACgttagaaagaagaaagaagaagagatcaCTGAGATAGAGCCTGCCACAGAACAAAGCAACACAACTGAAGCAGAAAATGTGACCGAAGAAGTTGGAAGTAGCAAGAACTTTgaagagaaggaaaaaataCAGAAGCAACAAGTGAAGGAGAAACCGTTAGTGAGGTCTGAGAGTGCCAGGGGCTTCAGGAGAATCCCATCTTCTCCATCTTTAATCTTGAAAAAGGGAGTAGACTGCATACGCAAGAAGCCCCTAGTTATTGGCGATGATGAGGGTTATGAGGATATTACTGCAGGCAACAATTTCATTGAGTCATCCATCAAGAATATAAAGAGAGCAGTGAAGATATAA
- the LOC123218911 gene encoding molybdate transporter 2-like translates to MEEHSPPASTPLITQHGPRHKTNLSSELSGAVGDLGTFIPIVLTLTLVSHLDLSTTLIFTSLYNISTGLLFGLPMPVQPMKSIAAVAVSESPHLTTSQIAAAGISTAAILLFLGATRLMSFLYRFIPLPVVRGVQLSQGLAFAFSAIKYIRYNQDFITSKSTSSRSWLGLDGLIIALSAVLFLVLATGSGDYKDQDFSQEDESQSNQNRKLNKRLRFLSAIPAALIVFLFGLILCFIRDPSIFKDLRFGPSKIKLLNITWEDWKIGFVRAAIPQIPLSVLNSVIAVCKLSSDLFPEREEISATKVSVSVGAMNLVGCWFGAMPVCHGAGGLAGQYRFGARSGLSVVFLGIGKLVIGLVFGNSFVRILGQFPIGILGVLLLFAGIELAMASRDMGSKEESFVMLVCAAVSLTGSSAALGFGCGILLFLLLKLRRLECSDYPFGFAKFKPKSSADDEDDLVV, encoded by the coding sequence ATGGAAGAGCACTCACCTCCGGCTAGCACTCCTCTCATCACCCAACATGGGCCCCGACACAAAACTAACCTCTCCTCCGAGCTCTCCGGTGCTGTTGGTGATCTCGGCACCTTCATTCCCATTGTCCTCACTCTAACATTAGTTTCCCACCTCGACCTCTCAACCACTCTAATTTTCACCTCTCTCTACAACATCTCCACCGGCCTTCTCTTCGGTCTCCCCATGCCCGTCCAGCCCATGAAGTCCATCGCCGCCGTCGCCGTCTCCGAGTCACCCCACCTCACCACCTCCCAAATCGCCGCTGCCGGCATCTCCACCGCCGCCATCCTCCTCTTCCTCGGCGCCACCAGACTCATGTCGTTCCTTTACCGTTTTATTCCTCTTCCCGTTGTTCGAGGCGTTCAGCTCTCTCAAGGTCTCGCTTTTGCCTTCTCCGCCATTAAATATATTCGTTACAATCAAGATTTCATCACCTCCAAGTCAACCTCTTCTCGTTCTTGGCTCGGCCTTGATGGTCTTATCATCGCACTTTCAGCCGTTTTGTTTTTAGTGCTTGCCACCGGTTCAGGTGACTATAAAGATCAAGACTTTTCTCAAGAAGATGAATCTCAAAGCaatcaaaatagaaaattgaatAAGAGGTTAAGATTTTTATCTGCAATTCCTGCAGCTCTCATAGTGTTTTTATTCGgattaatattatgtttcatTCGTGATCCATCGATTTTCAAGGACCTAAGATTCGGTCCATCGAAAATAAAGCTGTTAAATATTACATGGGAAGATTGGAAAATCGGGTTTGTAAGAGCGGCGATTCCTCAGATTCCATTGTCAGTGCTCAACTCAGTGATTGCTGTATGCAAATTGTCCAGTGATTTGTTTCCAGAACGTGAAGAAATTTCAGCAACAAAGGTTTCTGTAAGCGTTGGGGCTATGAACTTGGTGGGGTGCTGGTTTGGGGCCATGCCGGTGTGTCATGGAGCCGGAGGGCTAGCTGGGCAGTATCGGTTTGGTGCGAGGAGTGGCTTGTCTGTGGTGTTTTTGGGGATTGGGAAGTTGGTGATTGGATTGGTGTTTGGGAACTCATTTGTGAGGATTTTGGGTCAGTTTCCTATTGGGATTCTTGGGGTGCTTCTGTTGTTTGCAGGGATTGAATTGGCTATGGCTTCAAGAGATATGGGTAGCAAGGAAGAGTCGTTTGTGATGTTGGTTTGTGCTGCTGTTTCCTTGACTGGGTCCAGTGCTGCATTGGGTTTCGGGTGTGGGATTTTGCTGTTTTTGTTGCTTAAATTGAGAAGATTGGAGTGTTCTGACTATCCATTTGGGTTCGCCAAATTTAAGCCTAAATCTTCTGCTGATGATGAGGATGATTTAGTTGTTTAA
- the LOC123217939 gene encoding deoxypodophyllotoxin synthase-like has protein sequence MIRGSETLPKLPVIGLSSWEDLRPGTETWESTKKQVCQALEEYGCFVIESSQVSLDLHSKIYSSVVDLFDLPKELKQQKPAHQIDHPLGRSSSFCPEHERVDTENLTTLEGAQSFTKLMWPSGNDRFCESAHEMAKIMKKLDLTIVRMVFQNYGVEKYYDYYVESMNHVIGCTRYKESQMNNSYLGLLSHTDKSFSTILHQNGVNGLEIQTKDGQWILYDPPSHSSFIYLSSDAFKAWSNGRVRSCCHRVVVDGNKTRISLASTAFHKGPALSVPDELVDAEHPLLYKPFNHLEYRRTHIELALKRIGYSIEAHCGV, from the exons ATGATCAGGGGTTCCGAAACTCTCCCAAAACTGCCTGTCATAGGTTTATCGTCATGGGAAGACCTGAGGCCTGGTACAGAAACTTGGGAATCAACTAAGAAGCAAGTATGCCAGGCTCTTGAAGAGTATGGCTGTTTTGTGATCGAAAGCAGTCAAGTTTCTTTGGATCTCCACAGTAAAATCTACAGTTCAGTTGTGGATTTGTTCGATTTGCCAAAAGAACTCAAACAGCAGAAACCTGCTCATCAGATCGACCATCCTCTCGGAAGATCAAGCTCGTTTTGCCCTGAACATGAGCGTGTAGACACTGAAAATTTAACCACTTTGGAAGGAGCTCAGAGTTTCACCAAACTCATGTGGCCCTCTGGAAATGACAGATTCTG TGAAAGTGCCCATGAGATGGCAAAGATCATGAAGAAATTAGATCTAACGATTGTGAGAATGGTTTTCCAAAACTACGGGGTAGAAAAATACTATGACTACTACGTTGAATCAATGAACCATGTTATTGGGTGCACCAGGTACAAAGAATCCCAGATGAACAACAGCTACTTGGGTCTTCTCTCCCACACTGACAAGTCATTTTCAACCATACTTCATCAGAATGGTGTTAATGGCTTGgagattcaaacaaaagatgGGCAGTGGATTCTCTATGATCCCCCCTCCCATTCATCCTTCATATACCTTTCTTCTGATGCCTTCAAG GCATGGAGTAATGGTAGAGTGCGTTCATGTTGTCATCGAGTGGTTGTGGATGGAAACAAGACCAGGATTTCGTTGGCGTCGACTGCATTTCACAAAGGGCCAGCGCTGAGTGTTCCTGATGAGCTAGTTGATGCGGAACACCCTTTGCTATACAAGCCATTTAACCACCTTGAATATCGTAGAACGCATATTGAATTAGCCTTGAAAAGAATTGGCTACTCTATCGAAGCTCACTGTGGTGTCTAA